One genomic segment of Micromonospora sp. WMMC415 includes these proteins:
- a CDS encoding TetR/AcrR family transcriptional regulator, giving the protein MPRVSEQHLAARRRQIVDAARRCFVRDGFHRTTMQDVIAEAGLSVGAVYRYFPSKADLINAIAEEAVGGVGEILADLIRRDPPPPLLDALDRALEYVETQMGDDGVVRIAIQVWGEAQREPALAAFVARTYDGIRSNFETLARRAQRTGEVPPDADPEAVGAALFALVPGWFLQCILTGRPDRATYLAGVRALLRPGG; this is encoded by the coding sequence GTGCCACGTGTCTCGGAACAACACCTCGCCGCCCGTCGTCGTCAGATCGTCGACGCCGCCCGCCGCTGTTTCGTCCGGGACGGCTTCCACCGCACGACGATGCAGGACGTGATCGCCGAGGCGGGGCTGTCGGTCGGTGCGGTCTACCGCTACTTCCCGAGCAAGGCAGACCTCATCAACGCCATCGCGGAAGAGGCCGTCGGCGGCGTCGGGGAAATCCTCGCCGACCTGATCCGCCGCGACCCGCCGCCACCGCTGCTGGACGCCCTCGACCGCGCGCTGGAGTACGTCGAGACCCAGATGGGCGACGACGGCGTCGTGCGGATCGCGATCCAGGTCTGGGGTGAGGCCCAGCGGGAGCCGGCCCTGGCAGCCTTCGTGGCCCGGACGTACGACGGCATCCGGAGCAACTTCGAGACCCTCGCCCGGCGGGCGCAGCGCACCGGCGAGGTGCCACCGGACGCCGACCCGGAGGCGGTCGGGGCAGCCCTCTTCGCCCTGGTCCCCGGCTGGTTCCTCCAGTGCATCCTCACCGGCCGGCCGGACCGGGCGACCTATCTCGCCGGGGTACGCGCCCTCCTGCGCCCCGGCGGATGA
- a CDS encoding sugar ABC transporter permease — MTQLTTPAAATPAAAAHTRSPGRPGRTRRSPAKSLLLHGTLILASLIAIGPIAWVLLSSFKPGYAVQSSDLTLVKEPTLANYSYVLFDTNFPKWLLNSVIVAAFTMLIGIFLSATTGYAVSRFNFPGRRSLMLVFLVTQMFPAAILIVPIYTIMARLGLINTLPALIIAYLTIAVPFCAWMLKGYFDSIPTSLDEAAALDGCGPFAIFWKVVLPLARPAIAVTAFYTFLTAWGEVMYASAFIQTDNKFTLAYGLQQFVPQFNPQWEYLTAAAVLVTVPAGLVFMFAQRHLVSGLTAGGTKG, encoded by the coding sequence ATGACCCAGCTGACCACTCCCGCGGCGGCGACTCCCGCCGCGGCCGCCCACACTCGGAGCCCGGGGCGGCCCGGCCGCACCCGGCGCAGCCCGGCGAAGTCGCTGCTGCTGCACGGCACGCTGATCCTCGCGTCGCTGATCGCGATCGGCCCGATCGCCTGGGTGCTGCTGTCCTCCTTCAAGCCCGGGTATGCGGTGCAGAGCAGCGACCTGACCCTGGTCAAGGAACCGACCCTGGCCAACTACAGCTACGTGCTGTTCGACACCAACTTCCCGAAGTGGCTGTTGAACTCGGTGATCGTGGCGGCGTTCACCATGCTCATCGGCATCTTCCTCTCGGCCACCACCGGCTATGCGGTGTCCCGGTTCAACTTCCCGGGCCGCCGTTCGCTGATGCTGGTCTTCCTGGTCACCCAGATGTTCCCGGCGGCCATCCTGATCGTGCCGATCTACACGATCATGGCGCGGCTCGGCCTGATCAACACCCTGCCGGCATTGATCATCGCGTACCTGACCATCGCGGTGCCGTTCTGCGCCTGGATGCTGAAGGGCTACTTCGACTCCATCCCCACATCGCTCGACGAGGCGGCGGCGCTGGACGGGTGCGGTCCGTTCGCCATCTTCTGGAAGGTGGTGCTGCCGCTGGCCCGCCCGGCCATCGCGGTCACCGCCTTCTACACCTTCCTCACCGCGTGGGGCGAGGTGATGTACGCGTCGGCCTTCATCCAGACCGACAACAAGTTCACCCTGGCGTACGGGCTCCAGCAGTTCGTGCCGCAGTTCAACCCGCAGTGGGAGTACCTGACGGCGGCGGCGGTCCTGGTGACCGTGCCGGCGGGCCTGGTGTTCATGTTCGCCCAGCGCCACCTGGTGTCGGGGCTGACCGCGGGCGGCACGAAGGGCTGA
- a CDS encoding carbohydrate ABC transporter permease, producing MRTVTAEPAPASAPSGRRSAPPSRLRRSWDKHWYAWAMVLPVVIVLAVLIFYPLFRGVWLSLTNLTEANQVAEICTRSITGSEVCKDNPNKWEFVGLDNYVNVLSGNVGQFWQWTGITLIWTVGCVVFHYGLGLGLAVMLNRPMWGRGLYRVLLVLPWAVPAFVSAFAWKFIFNERFGLANSVLSSLGIDPVDWFSNQWTSLFTAIVTNIWLGVPFMMVALLGGMQTIPGELYEAAEIDGASPWQRFRNITLPGLRSVSMTVILLGTIWTFNMFPIIFLVTEGQPAGETEILVTGAFRAAFEGIRNYSLASTYGVLILSILLVFSVFYRRVLRKQGEVW from the coding sequence ATGCGCACTGTGACAGCCGAGCCGGCGCCAGCGTCCGCGCCGTCCGGCCGCCGCTCCGCACCACCGTCCCGGCTGCGGCGCAGCTGGGACAAGCACTGGTACGCCTGGGCCATGGTCCTGCCCGTGGTCATCGTCCTGGCGGTTCTGATCTTCTACCCGCTCTTCCGCGGGGTCTGGCTCTCCCTCACCAACCTCACCGAGGCCAACCAGGTGGCGGAGATCTGCACCAGGTCGATCACCGGCAGCGAGGTATGCAAGGACAACCCCAACAAGTGGGAGTTCGTCGGCCTCGACAACTACGTCAACGTCCTGAGCGGCAACGTCGGTCAGTTCTGGCAGTGGACCGGCATCACGTTGATCTGGACCGTCGGATGCGTTGTGTTCCACTACGGTCTGGGCCTCGGCCTGGCCGTGATGCTCAACCGCCCGATGTGGGGCCGCGGCCTCTACCGGGTGCTGCTGGTGCTGCCCTGGGCGGTCCCGGCGTTCGTGAGCGCGTTCGCCTGGAAGTTCATCTTCAACGAGCGCTTCGGCCTGGCGAACTCAGTGCTCTCCTCGCTCGGCATCGACCCCGTGGACTGGTTCTCCAACCAGTGGACCTCGCTGTTCACCGCGATCGTCACCAACATCTGGCTCGGCGTGCCGTTCATGATGGTCGCCCTGTTGGGCGGCATGCAGACCATTCCCGGTGAGCTGTACGAGGCCGCCGAGATCGACGGCGCCTCGCCGTGGCAGCGGTTCCGCAACATCACGCTGCCGGGCCTGCGCTCGGTCAGCATGACGGTGATCCTGCTCGGCACCATCTGGACGTTCAACATGTTCCCGATCATCTTCCTGGTGACCGAGGGGCAGCCGGCTGGCGAGACCGAGATCCTGGTGACCGGCGCCTTCCGGGCGGCGTTCGAGGGCATCCGCAACTACTCGCTCGCGTCCACGTACGGGGTGCTGATCCTGTCGATCCTGCTGGTCTTCTCGGTGTTCTACCGGCGGGTGCTGCGCAAGCAAGGCGAGGTGTGGTGA
- a CDS encoding extracellular solute-binding protein, whose translation MRRTAKGIAVLASTTLALALAACGGEDKKTEEQPKADPAALKAELTWWDTSDPKNEGPAFQELIAKFNQTYPNVKINYQSVPFGEAQNKFKTAAQAKTGAPDILRAEVAWVPEFASLGHLYALDGSELLADESDFLETPLASNKYDGKTYGVPQVTDTLSLMYNKELLTKAGISTPPKTWAELKTAAQTIKQKTDAEGLYVNPAGYFMLPFMYGEGGDLVDVQSKKITVSSDQNVAGLKIAKDLIDSGAAAKPSANDSYGTMMTLFKEKKVAMIINGPWEVNNVKSAPTFGGLENLGIAPVPGGSAKAGGPVGGHNYTIWSGMPQEKVDAAVAFVKFMSSAESQAFLSEKLGLLPTRKSAYNLDAVKNNPIVAAYQPAVEAAIGRPWIPEAGQFFGPLDQMATEVLIQNKDPKAALDTVAKKYKAEVVTSYGL comes from the coding sequence ATGCGTCGCACAGCCAAGGGGATCGCCGTTCTCGCCTCCACCACCCTTGCTCTCGCCCTCGCCGCCTGCGGCGGGGAGGACAAGAAGACGGAGGAGCAGCCGAAGGCGGATCCCGCAGCCCTCAAGGCCGAACTGACCTGGTGGGACACGTCCGACCCGAAGAACGAGGGTCCGGCGTTCCAGGAGCTGATCGCCAAGTTCAACCAGACCTACCCGAACGTCAAGATCAACTACCAGTCGGTCCCGTTCGGTGAGGCCCAGAACAAGTTCAAGACCGCCGCGCAGGCCAAGACGGGCGCGCCGGACATCCTCCGGGCCGAGGTGGCCTGGGTGCCGGAGTTCGCCTCCCTCGGTCACCTCTACGCTCTGGACGGCTCCGAGCTGCTCGCCGACGAGTCGGACTTCCTGGAGACCCCGCTCGCGTCGAACAAGTACGACGGCAAGACGTACGGCGTCCCGCAGGTGACCGACACGCTGTCGCTCATGTACAACAAGGAGCTGCTGACCAAGGCCGGCATCTCCACCCCGCCGAAGACCTGGGCCGAGCTGAAGACCGCTGCCCAGACCATCAAGCAGAAGACCGACGCCGAGGGCCTCTACGTCAACCCGGCCGGCTACTTCATGCTGCCGTTCATGTACGGCGAGGGCGGCGACCTGGTCGACGTCCAGTCCAAGAAGATCACCGTCAGCTCGGACCAGAACGTCGCCGGGCTGAAGATCGCCAAGGACCTCATCGACAGCGGCGCGGCCGCCAAGCCGTCCGCCAACGACTCCTACGGCACCATGATGACCCTCTTCAAGGAGAAGAAGGTCGCCATGATCATCAACGGCCCGTGGGAGGTCAACAACGTCAAGTCGGCGCCGACCTTCGGTGGCCTGGAGAACCTGGGCATCGCCCCGGTTCCGGGTGGCTCGGCCAAGGCCGGCGGCCCGGTCGGCGGCCACAACTACACGATCTGGTCCGGCATGCCGCAGGAGAAGGTCGACGCGGCCGTCGCCTTCGTGAAGTTCATGAGCTCCGCCGAGTCGCAGGCCTTCCTCTCCGAGAAGCTCGGCCTGCTGCCGACCCGCAAGTCGGCGTACAACCTCGACGCGGTGAAGAACAACCCGATCGTGGCCGCGTACCAGCCGGCCGTCGAGGCCGCCATCGGCCGTCCGTGGATCCCCGAGGCCGGCCAGTTCTTCGGCCCGCTGGACCAGATGGCCACCGAGGTCCTGATCCAGAACAAGGACCCGAAGGCCGCGCTCGACACCGTCGCCAAGAAGTACAAGGCAGAGGTCGTCACCTCGTACGGTCTCTGA
- a CDS encoding LacI family DNA-binding transcriptional regulator, producing MRARLSDIAQQAEVSEATVSRVLNDRPGVAPETRQAVLTALDVLGYERPARLRKRSAGLVGLVVPELDNPIFPAFAQIIESALAPTGYTPVLCTQTPGGVREDEYVEMLLDRQVSGIIFVSGLHADTAADHDRYRALTARPLPVVMINGYASGIQAPFVSCDDREAAELAVAHLAALGHRRIGLITGPDRFVPVQRKVTGYKAAMKRLDVSDAELAELTELSLFGVEGGEAAAARLLDRGVTGIVCGSDLMALGAIRAARQRGLSVPDDLSVVGYDDSPLMAFTDPPLTTMRQPVAAMAVAAVRAMVDEINGHAAPHSEYLFRPELVVRGSTAVARTASADGPKRQRPAPSALAVSA from the coding sequence ATGCGCGCTCGACTGTCCGACATCGCCCAGCAGGCCGAAGTCAGCGAGGCCACGGTGTCGCGGGTGCTCAACGACCGCCCCGGGGTGGCCCCCGAGACCCGGCAGGCCGTCCTGACCGCCCTCGACGTCCTCGGCTACGAGCGCCCGGCCCGGCTGCGCAAGCGCAGCGCCGGCCTGGTCGGCCTGGTCGTCCCGGAGCTCGACAACCCGATCTTCCCGGCCTTCGCGCAGATCATCGAGTCCGCGCTCGCCCCCACCGGATACACCCCGGTGCTGTGCACGCAGACCCCCGGCGGCGTCCGCGAGGACGAGTACGTGGAGATGCTGCTGGACCGCCAGGTCTCCGGCATCATCTTCGTCTCCGGCCTGCACGCCGACACCGCCGCCGACCACGACCGGTACCGCGCGCTGACCGCCCGGCCGCTGCCGGTGGTCATGATCAACGGGTACGCCTCGGGCATCCAGGCGCCCTTCGTCTCCTGCGACGACCGCGAGGCCGCCGAGCTGGCCGTCGCACACCTGGCCGCCCTGGGGCACCGGCGGATCGGCCTGATCACCGGCCCGGACCGGTTCGTCCCCGTGCAGCGCAAGGTCACCGGCTACAAGGCCGCGATGAAGCGCCTCGACGTGTCCGACGCCGAGCTGGCCGAGCTGACCGAGCTCTCCCTCTTCGGGGTGGAGGGCGGCGAGGCCGCCGCCGCGCGGCTGCTCGACCGCGGCGTCACCGGCATCGTCTGCGGCTCCGACCTGATGGCGCTCGGCGCGATCCGGGCCGCCCGGCAGCGGGGCCTGTCCGTTCCGGACGACCTGTCCGTCGTCGGGTACGACGACTCCCCGCTGATGGCGTTCACCGACCCCCCGCTGACCACCATGCGCCAGCCGGTGGCCGCGATGGCGGTGGCCGCCGTGCGGGCCATGGTCGACGAGATCAACGGGCACGCCGCACCCCACTCGGAGTACCTGTTCCGCCCCGAGCTGGTGGTCCGCGGCTCGACCGCCGTGGCCCGGACGGCCTCCGCCGACGGCCCCAAGCGGCAACGCCCGGCGCCGTCCGCCCTCGCCGTCTCGGCCTGA